Proteins found in one Nitratiruptor sp. SB155-2 genomic segment:
- a CDS encoding gamma-glutamylcyclotransferase family protein, which yields MYTIKRWRKSCPKMHYKLFVYGTLKQGYCNHHYLQNAIFLGNATTLYPYPMIAPKKIYSYLIDIPGKGKRVQGELYEVDLRTLKQVDRLEEVPRYYFRAKIEVKDEQGNVHEAYTYFVTNPPPFSQRHCLEKF from the coding sequence ATGTACACTATAAAGCGTTGGCGAAAATCCTGTCCAAAGATGCATTATAAACTGTTTGTATACGGGACACTTAAACAGGGGTATTGCAATCATCACTATTTGCAAAACGCCATCTTTTTAGGAAATGCGACAACATTATATCCATATCCGATGATAGCGCCCAAAAAAATCTATTCCTATCTCATTGATATTCCTGGCAAAGGCAAAAGAGTGCAAGGAGAGCTGTACGAAGTGGATTTGAGAACGTTGAAACAAGTTGACAGACTCGAAGAGGTGCCCCGCTATTACTTTAGAGCGAAAATTGAAGTGAAGGATGAGCAAGGAAATGTGCATGAAGCCTATACCTACTTTGTGACCAATCCTCCACCATTTTCGCAAAGGCACTGTTTAGAAAAGTTTTAA
- the xseA gene encoding exodeoxyribonuclease VII large subunit, with translation MNVYTVSQLNEQIKNLLESHFVEVYVEGEVSRPTYHTSGHLYFSLKDEKSVIRCVMFRSALAKVPFRVEDGQKLIVAGKIGVYKPRGEYQLYATELHPSGVGSLQLAFEQLKAKLEKKGYFASELKKPLPDFIQTIALVTSQTGAALQDMLRIIQNRWPLVKVYVVDTLVQGSDAAPMIARSIAYADGLGVDVIVVGRGGGSLEDLWPFNEEIVADAIFEAKTPIVSAVGHEIDFLISDFVADLRAPTPSAAMEMILPDRQEMLMHLDLLMQRLTKRMQTILQLKTQELGHLQNSLFQLSPQKRLEFYEKEITIMNERMNETITAILKNSSHEIPHLKALFDQKIEWIWKQKKQDLTSLQQKLTMTMEAKKIPKNSAQMVKNGKPVSLEDIDVGDEVELQDVHYKALAKILSKDAL, from the coding sequence ATGAATGTCTACACTGTTTCACAACTCAATGAGCAGATCAAAAATCTGTTAGAGTCCCACTTTGTGGAGGTGTATGTCGAGGGGGAGGTGAGCCGACCCACATATCACACCAGCGGACATCTCTATTTTAGCCTTAAAGATGAAAAGAGTGTTATCCGATGTGTGATGTTTCGAAGCGCTTTGGCGAAAGTGCCGTTTCGCGTAGAAGATGGGCAAAAACTTATTGTAGCTGGAAAGATAGGCGTTTACAAACCAAGAGGCGAGTATCAACTCTATGCTACCGAACTTCATCCTTCCGGTGTTGGTTCTTTGCAATTGGCATTTGAACAGCTCAAAGCGAAACTGGAGAAAAAGGGATATTTTGCCTCAGAACTCAAAAAGCCGCTTCCAGATTTTATCCAAACTATTGCCTTGGTAACTTCCCAGACAGGTGCTGCCCTGCAAGATATGCTCCGTATCATTCAAAACAGATGGCCTTTGGTGAAAGTCTATGTTGTCGATACGTTGGTGCAAGGGAGCGATGCAGCACCTATGATTGCAAGATCAATAGCCTATGCCGACGGTTTGGGTGTTGATGTGATCGTGGTGGGAAGAGGTGGTGGAAGTTTGGAGGATTTGTGGCCATTTAACGAAGAGATTGTGGCTGATGCCATATTTGAAGCCAAAACGCCTATAGTCTCGGCAGTAGGCCATGAGATCGATTTTTTGATCAGCGATTTTGTCGCTGATCTTCGGGCGCCAACACCAAGTGCGGCGATGGAGATGATTTTACCGGATCGGCAAGAGATGCTGATGCATCTTGATCTGCTAATGCAGCGCCTTACAAAACGGATGCAAACGATACTTCAACTTAAAACCCAAGAGCTTGGTCATTTGCAAAACTCCCTTTTCCAGCTCTCTCCCCAAAAGCGCCTTGAGTTTTATGAAAAAGAGATTACCATTATGAATGAGCGGATGAATGAAACTATTACAGCGATATTGAAAAACAGTTCGCATGAGATACCGCATCTCAAAGCGCTTTTTGATCAAAAAATTGAGTGGATATGGAAGCAAAAAAAGCAAGACCTTACATCATTGCAGCAAAAGCTCACAATGACAATGGAAGCAAAAAAGATACCAAAAAACAGTGCACAGATGGTTAAAAATGGAAAACCGGTGTCACTTGAGGATATAGATGTCGGAGATGAAGTAGAATTACAAGATGTACACTATAAAGCGTTGGCGAAAATCCTGTCCAAAGATGCATTATAA
- a CDS encoding EAL domain-containing protein — translation MEKLPKNLKFKIALIFLVPAIGLLFFSSSYVYEKYSAYTKSLYLEQTVRYTKHTLNLIKSLQKERGLSIACLQSHTFCQKLKLQRAITNQKIHEYQTYLLHNAQVYSPFMQDHFNTIVERIKRIEALRNTFDKNRLDMIEVLNRYSAVIKELIHSIELLEHDFLNDTFFKTIVSFNTILKIAEINGQERALIAYMIGNEKKNDTLFQKLLRLEIELQELEKRLKHVMPVKIRIVYNKTISLKKKEQIQTIKQKIINNRPVAIDKTRWWRIATNYIDTLFVVEEAILKDILAWKERLKHEAQKALFVSIAIWLGAIVSLLLFVKIFSSLLHEFTQYFKESELEKRMATIFSKFSENILFIHNEIALLNAYAILINRTELFQFLFLFDCKRHETLFSENITPAAISELQEKYIVDLIQKAKREQQYYLEHFPKLPKEFGGIEGFLVFPLHYKKECRYLLVAGIKNVEDIKLHILDQLYRMTELCVYGLEQIELQQKEKALTQELKLLSHTFNAHEAITITDASGKILRVNKAFEDITGYKAEEVIGKNPSILKSGIHDKEFYQQMWDAIKHQGYWKGEIYNKKKDGTIYPEVLSITAIKDENGEISNYVAHFFDVSELKEAEDEIKKRIELDLLTEVFNRKKMVEELEVVRKNAIKEGYCNAFFFIDLDNFKYINDSYGHFVGDEVLKEVAKNLKAVVKDGDIVARIAGDEFALILVDLAKNKEQAVHNATLVAEKLISEYSGQKQIGGYDLDINFSIGIYIFPAGEQSVDEIITNADIAMYNSKKSGRNRFTFYNEALDLESKRFLVMKKAIERGLKEKEFELYYQPKVDASNEKIVGMEGLLRWNSKEYGLLFPDKFFPYTRGNRLLYEITDYVLDEALQMIQILRESGYLEVKVSINISAEQFINRKYVETLLKKIQNSHYADGLIFEIVEDALIQNVEYAKDLIKTFRKYCVEIAIDDFGTGYSSLSYLRDLDVDEIKIDKSFVLDLFEHQNDKLVEKIIEIGKIFGYKVTAEGVENAQSMQFLKERGCDYLQGFYFSRAVRKEAILRMLG, via the coding sequence ATGGAAAAATTACCTAAAAATTTAAAGTTTAAAATCGCACTCATTTTTCTCGTCCCTGCTATTGGACTGCTCTTTTTTTCAAGCAGTTACGTATATGAAAAGTATAGTGCCTATACGAAAAGCCTCTATTTAGAACAAACCGTTCGATATACCAAGCATACGCTCAATCTCATTAAGAGCTTACAAAAAGAGAGAGGCCTATCAATAGCATGTTTACAAAGCCATACCTTTTGTCAAAAGCTAAAACTTCAGCGTGCCATCACCAATCAAAAGATACACGAGTACCAAACGTATCTGTTGCACAATGCTCAGGTATACTCTCCATTTATGCAAGATCACTTCAATACAATAGTTGAACGCATCAAACGTATAGAAGCTCTTCGAAACACCTTCGATAAAAATAGGCTCGATATGATAGAGGTTTTAAACCGTTATTCAGCGGTGATAAAAGAGTTGATTCACAGTATCGAACTGCTTGAACATGACTTTTTGAATGATACCTTTTTTAAAACGATAGTGAGTTTTAACACCATATTGAAAATTGCAGAGATTAATGGACAAGAGCGGGCACTTATTGCCTATATGATTGGCAATGAAAAGAAAAACGATACTCTCTTTCAAAAGCTTTTGCGTTTAGAAATTGAATTGCAAGAGTTGGAAAAGAGATTAAAGCATGTTATGCCGGTAAAAATACGAATCGTATACAATAAAACGATCTCTTTGAAGAAAAAAGAGCAGATTCAAACAATCAAACAAAAAATCATCAATAATCGACCAGTTGCTATAGATAAAACGAGATGGTGGCGCATTGCTACAAACTACATCGATACACTTTTTGTGGTAGAAGAGGCTATTTTAAAAGATATCTTGGCATGGAAAGAGAGGCTCAAACATGAGGCGCAAAAAGCTCTTTTTGTCAGTATAGCTATTTGGTTAGGCGCCATTGTATCACTTCTTTTGTTTGTGAAGATTTTTAGCTCTCTTTTGCATGAATTTACTCAGTATTTCAAAGAGAGTGAATTAGAGAAGCGAATGGCTACGATTTTTTCCAAGTTCAGTGAAAATATTCTTTTTATTCATAACGAGATCGCTCTTTTAAATGCCTATGCAATTTTAATCAACAGAACAGAGCTGTTTCAATTTCTCTTTTTATTTGATTGCAAGAGGCATGAAACGCTTTTTAGTGAAAATATTACTCCGGCTGCGATTTCTGAATTGCAAGAAAAATATATAGTAGATTTGATTCAAAAGGCAAAAAGAGAGCAGCAATACTATTTGGAACATTTTCCAAAACTTCCTAAAGAGTTTGGGGGTATCGAGGGTTTTTTAGTATTTCCTTTACATTATAAAAAAGAGTGCCGATATCTGTTGGTAGCAGGCATCAAAAATGTAGAAGATATAAAACTCCATATTTTAGACCAGCTCTATCGTATGACAGAACTTTGTGTGTATGGATTGGAGCAGATTGAATTGCAACAAAAGGAGAAAGCGCTCACGCAAGAGCTCAAGCTTTTGAGTCATACGTTTAATGCTCACGAAGCTATTACGATTACGGATGCTTCTGGCAAAATTTTACGTGTCAATAAAGCTTTTGAAGATATTACCGGATATAAGGCCGAAGAGGTAATCGGCAAAAATCCTTCCATTTTAAAATCTGGGATACATGACAAAGAGTTTTATCAGCAGATGTGGGATGCGATAAAACATCAAGGATACTGGAAAGGCGAAATTTACAATAAGAAAAAAGATGGGACGATCTATCCGGAAGTTCTATCTATTACCGCTATCAAAGATGAAAATGGAGAAATTAGCAATTATGTAGCCCACTTTTTTGATGTATCGGAGCTCAAAGAGGCGGAAGATGAGATAAAAAAACGAATAGAACTTGATCTTTTGACAGAAGTTTTTAACCGTAAAAAGATGGTTGAAGAGTTGGAAGTTGTACGCAAGAATGCCATTAAAGAAGGGTATTGTAATGCTTTTTTCTTTATCGATTTGGACAACTTTAAATATATCAACGATTCGTATGGACACTTTGTAGGAGACGAAGTATTAAAAGAGGTTGCGAAAAATCTCAAAGCAGTTGTGAAAGATGGCGATATAGTAGCTCGAATTGCCGGAGATGAGTTTGCGCTTATTCTGGTCGATCTTGCCAAAAATAAAGAACAAGCTGTTCATAATGCAACTTTGGTTGCAGAGAAACTCATTAGTGAATATAGCGGACAAAAACAGATAGGAGGGTATGACCTCGATATCAATTTCTCTATAGGGATCTATATTTTTCCAGCTGGTGAGCAGAGTGTGGATGAGATCATAACCAACGCTGATATTGCTATGTACAACTCGAAAAAGAGCGGAAGAAACAGATTTACCTTTTACAATGAGGCGTTGGATCTTGAGTCAAAACGCTTTTTGGTTATGAAAAAAGCGATTGAAAGAGGGCTGAAAGAGAAAGAGTTTGAGCTTTACTATCAGCCGAAAGTCGATGCAAGCAATGAAAAAATTGTTGGTATGGAGGGGCTGCTTCGCTGGAATTCAAAAGAGTATGGATTGCTGTTCCCTGATAAATTTTTCCCATATACGCGAGGCAATCGTCTTTTATATGAAATTACCGATTATGTTTTGGATGAGGCATTGCAGATGATTCAGATACTCAGAGAATCGGGCTATTTAGAGGTAAAAGTTTCAATCAATATTTCAGCCGAGCAGTTTATAAACAGAAAATATGTTGAGACGCTATTGAAAAAGATACAAAATAGCCATTATGCAGATGGACTCATTTTTGAAATCGTGGAAGATGCGTTAATCCAAAACGTGGAATATGCAAAAGATTTGATCAAAACATTTCGAAAATATTGCGTGGAAATTGCAATCGACGATTTTGGAACGGGATACTCTTCTTTGAGTTATTTGCGAGATCTGGATGTAGACGAGATCAAGATCGATAAAAGTTTTGTGTTAGATCTTTTTGAACATCAAAATGACAAGTTGGTTGAAAAAATTATTGAAATAGGAAAGATTTTTGGGTACAAGGTCACAGCCGAAGGGGTGGAAAATGCGCAGTCCATGCAATTTTTGAAAGAGAGGGGCTGTGATTATCTGCAGGGATTCTATTTTAGTCGGGCGGTTCGCAAAGAGGCGATTTTGAGGATGCTTGGATGA
- the sppA gene encoding signal peptide peptidase SppA, producing MSENKNSITSFFSTLFSPLTAFLDFLQKYFKGILLLLVLILLLGAFQKTTLQKPNLMEIRLDGPIIDAKNILKKIELAEQPNIKGILFVVSSPGGAVAPSIEISRAIKRISAKKPVITYAAGTLASGSYYASIWSKKIIANPGSAVGSIGVILEAPNLKGLLDKLGVAPQVVKAGKYKEAGTPFRPWKTYEKEELQKVINDTYDMFVHDVAKARRLDPKNKDQFAEAHIFTARQAQKVGLIDEVGDYFSAKKELEKISGVRKAIWAKEDPWEKFMDQVAQKSSTMIVDMLFGLKLF from the coding sequence ATGTCAGAGAATAAAAACTCCATAACTTCCTTTTTTTCAACACTTTTTTCACCTCTTACGGCATTTCTTGATTTTTTGCAAAAATATTTCAAAGGAATCCTTCTACTATTAGTTCTCATACTTCTCTTAGGAGCTTTTCAAAAAACGACGCTGCAAAAGCCAAACCTTATGGAGATACGACTCGATGGCCCGATAATCGATGCAAAAAATATCCTCAAAAAAATAGAGTTGGCTGAACAGCCAAACATCAAAGGGATTCTTTTCGTTGTCAGTTCACCGGGAGGTGCGGTAGCCCCAAGTATTGAGATATCGCGAGCCATCAAACGAATCAGTGCTAAAAAACCGGTCATCACCTATGCCGCCGGAACACTGGCAAGTGGAAGCTACTATGCATCTATTTGGAGCAAAAAGATCATCGCCAATCCAGGAAGCGCAGTTGGTTCCATCGGTGTGATTTTAGAAGCTCCAAATCTTAAAGGCTTGCTCGATAAACTTGGCGTTGCTCCACAAGTGGTCAAAGCCGGAAAATACAAAGAGGCCGGAACGCCATTTCGTCCTTGGAAAACATACGAAAAAGAGGAGCTGCAAAAAGTCATCAACGACACCTATGATATGTTCGTCCATGATGTAGCGAAAGCTAGGAGGCTGGATCCAAAAAACAAAGATCAATTTGCCGAAGCACATATTTTTACGGCTCGACAGGCTCAAAAAGTGGGACTTATCGATGAGGTAGGTGATTATTTTTCAGCAAAAAAAGAGCTTGAAAAGATAAGCGGTGTTCGAAAAGCCATCTGGGCTAAAGAGGATCCGTGGGAAAAATTTATGGACCAAGTGGCACAAAAAAGCAGTACTATGATTGTGGATATGCTTTTTGGATTAAAACTTTTCTAA
- the aroQ gene encoding type II 3-dehydroquinate dehydratase — MKVMVIQGPNLNMLGIREQHIYGPMKLEDIHKQMKNFADANGLDIEFFQSNLEGEIVDKIQESLGDADGIIINAGAYTHTSIAIRDAIAAVQLPTIEVHLSNVYRREEFRQKSMIAPVCAGVITGFGPFSYHLAMVAMHQIFQEIEALKAQQPQQA, encoded by the coding sequence ATGAAAGTGATGGTCATTCAAGGTCCCAATCTGAATATGCTTGGCATTAGAGAGCAACATATCTATGGTCCTATGAAACTGGAAGATATTCACAAGCAGATGAAGAACTTCGCCGATGCGAATGGATTGGATATCGAATTTTTCCAAAGCAATCTTGAAGGCGAAATAGTCGACAAGATTCAGGAGTCTTTGGGAGATGCTGATGGTATCATCATCAATGCAGGAGCTTATACACATACATCCATTGCTATTCGTGACGCGATCGCAGCGGTACAGCTTCCCACAATCGAAGTGCATTTGAGCAATGTATATAGGCGTGAAGAGTTTCGACAAAAAAGTATGATTGCTCCAGTTTGTGCAGGAGTGATCACAGGTTTTGGACCATTTAGCTATCATCTTGCGATGGTTGCCATGCATCAGATTTTTCAAGAAATCGAAGCGCTCAAAGCGCAACAACCTCAACAGGCGTAA
- the rbfA gene encoding 30S ribosome-binding factor RbfA, producing the protein MKKGLKEKRAASLLRELIAEALGTLDDAMLRGLTVTEVDVKRGMYDADVYLDKSIYTPEEQKEILKHLKRAAPIVQSYCLESSGWFKCPKLHFKFDDMLEEQKRIEELFAKIKDEK; encoded by the coding sequence ATGAAGAAAGGTCTCAAGGAAAAAAGAGCTGCGTCTTTGCTTCGTGAACTCATAGCTGAAGCTCTTGGAACACTCGATGATGCAATGCTTCGAGGTCTTACCGTTACAGAGGTGGACGTGAAGCGGGGAATGTACGATGCAGATGTTTATCTCGATAAGTCGATCTATACGCCCGAAGAGCAAAAAGAGATACTCAAACATCTTAAACGTGCCGCTCCGATCGTACAGTCTTACTGTTTGGAATCAAGTGGTTGGTTCAAATGTCCGAAACTTCATTTTAAGTTCGACGACATGCTCGAAGAGCAAAAGCGAATCGAAGAGCTTTTTGCAAAGATAAAGGACGAAAAGTGA
- the rimP gene encoding ribosome maturation factor RimP, with protein MSLEQEIKQIVESCGAKLYDIETVSDRGKTIYRVTITAPEGVDLQKCVEISNLISPLLDVHPPVSGDYNLEVSSPGVERKLKKPSHFEHSVGEKVRVTKNDGETIEGVLSDFRDHTLTLQTKNGPIEIPLDQITYAKTIFEW; from the coding sequence GTGAGTTTGGAACAAGAGATCAAGCAGATCGTTGAGAGTTGCGGTGCGAAGCTTTATGATATCGAGACGGTAAGTGATCGGGGCAAAACGATCTATCGCGTGACAATTACAGCACCCGAAGGGGTAGATCTGCAAAAATGCGTTGAAATCTCCAACCTCATTTCCCCACTGCTCGATGTACACCCTCCAGTGAGCGGTGACTACAATCTCGAAGTAAGTTCTCCAGGAGTAGAGCGAAAACTGAAAAAACCTTCCCATTTTGAACACTCTGTCGGTGAAAAGGTGCGTGTAACAAAAAATGATGGAGAAACAATCGAAGGCGTTTTGAGTGATTTTCGTGACCATACTCTCACGCTTCAAACGAAGAACGGTCCAATCGAGATTCCTCTTGATCAAATCACATATGCAAAGACCATTTTTGAATGGTAA
- the ubiE gene encoding bifunctional demethylmenaquinone methyltransferase/2-methoxy-6-polyprenyl-1,4-benzoquinol methylase UbiE, protein MDKQKKIVTMFDNIAKSYDLANRVLSFGSDIAWRKKACQKAYDLYNKDRVEQVTDVACGTGDMLGFWEKMAQKRGLEIERYVGVDPSRGMLEVAKQKFPHFKYMEAFAQSLPLEDESSDFVSITYGIRNVVEREEAIKEFNRILKPGGMLVILEFTKREKRSLMDGIVEFYMKRVLPTIGGLVSGNKEAYEYLPNSIDNFLTTEQLIRELERNGFVMRYVRGFSFGISTLFIAQKQDYGKIT, encoded by the coding sequence ATGGATAAACAGAAAAAAATTGTTACGATGTTTGACAATATTGCAAAAAGTTATGATTTAGCCAACAGGGTTCTTAGTTTTGGTAGTGACATTGCTTGGCGAAAAAAAGCGTGCCAAAAGGCATATGATCTGTATAACAAAGATCGTGTAGAACAGGTTACGGATGTAGCGTGCGGGACAGGTGATATGCTGGGTTTTTGGGAGAAGATGGCACAAAAGAGAGGATTGGAGATCGAACGCTATGTGGGTGTTGACCCCTCACGAGGTATGTTGGAAGTGGCAAAGCAGAAATTTCCTCATTTTAAATATATGGAAGCGTTTGCGCAAAGTTTGCCATTGGAAGATGAAAGCAGCGATTTTGTGAGTATCACCTATGGCATTCGCAATGTTGTGGAAAGAGAAGAGGCTATCAAAGAATTCAACCGTATATTAAAACCGGGGGGAATGCTTGTTATTTTGGAATTTACCAAAAGGGAAAAACGCTCTTTGATGGATGGGATAGTTGAATTTTATATGAAAAGGGTGCTTCCAACCATTGGAGGATTGGTTTCAGGCAACAAAGAGGCGTATGAGTATCTGCCAAACTCTATCGATAACTTTTTGACAACAGAACAGCTTATCAGAGAGCTTGAAAGAAACGGATTTGTCATGCGCTATGTACGAGGGTTCTCCTTTGGCATATCAACGCTGTTTATAGCACAAAAACAAGATTATGGAAAAATTACCTAA
- a CDS encoding aminofutalosine deaminase family hydrolase — protein MRIIKPFAILTPQTIIQDKAVAFDKKIEAIDTVENLIKKYPNAAVEHDENSLLLPGFANPHLHLEFSANKATLQYGDFIPWLYSVIRHREDLLPLCDGACLEQTLSSIIQTGTTAIGAISSYGEDLQACIDSALKVVYFNEVIGSNAATADVMYASFLERFHQSKKHENERFKAAVAIHSPYSVHYILAKRALDIAKKYGSLVSVHFMESRAEREWLDKGSGEFAKFFKEFLNQTRPVNDTKSFLELFKELHTLFVHMVWANEEEIQTIASYNAHIIHCPISNRLLGNGVLDLEKIKSIPYAIATDGLSSNYSLNMYEELKAALFVHPNKEATTFAKELIIRATKAGYDALGFEGGEIAVGKDADMQLIDLPEGLTNVEDLYLHVILHTTKPKKVYIQGEEHVRE, from the coding sequence GTGCGAATTATCAAACCTTTTGCAATTCTTACTCCGCAAACAATCATACAAGATAAAGCTGTTGCATTTGATAAAAAAATCGAAGCTATCGATACGGTAGAGAATTTGATCAAAAAATATCCCAATGCAGCAGTCGAACATGATGAAAATTCTCTTTTGCTCCCAGGATTTGCAAATCCTCACCTCCATTTGGAATTTAGTGCAAACAAAGCAACATTGCAATATGGTGACTTTATCCCATGGCTGTACAGTGTCATACGACACCGAGAAGATCTCTTGCCGCTATGTGACGGGGCATGTTTAGAGCAAACCCTATCGTCCATCATCCAAACCGGAACCACCGCTATAGGCGCAATTAGTAGTTATGGAGAGGACCTGCAAGCCTGCATCGATTCGGCTTTGAAAGTCGTCTATTTCAACGAAGTGATCGGTTCAAACGCTGCAACCGCCGATGTAATGTATGCCTCTTTTTTGGAGCGATTTCATCAAAGTAAAAAGCATGAGAACGAACGATTCAAGGCAGCTGTCGCTATCCATTCGCCCTACTCTGTACATTACATCTTGGCCAAAAGAGCACTCGATATCGCTAAAAAATATGGCTCTTTGGTGTCTGTGCATTTTATGGAGAGCAGGGCTGAACGAGAGTGGCTCGACAAAGGAAGTGGGGAGTTTGCCAAGTTTTTCAAAGAGTTTTTGAATCAGACAAGACCTGTGAATGACACAAAAAGCTTTCTTGAACTTTTCAAAGAGCTTCATACCCTTTTTGTCCATATGGTCTGGGCCAATGAAGAAGAGATTCAAACCATCGCTTCATATAACGCCCACATCATCCACTGTCCCATCTCAAACAGGCTGCTTGGCAACGGTGTTTTGGACCTTGAAAAAATAAAATCCATTCCATATGCCATAGCTACAGACGGGCTCAGTTCCAACTATTCGCTCAATATGTATGAAGAACTCAAAGCCGCCCTTTTTGTCCATCCTAACAAAGAGGCTACCACATTTGCGAAAGAGCTGATTATCCGTGCCACTAAAGCAGGATATGATGCTCTTGGATTTGAGGGAGGTGAGATAGCTGTGGGAAAAGATGCGGACATGCAACTCATCGATCTACCAGAAGGCTTAACTAATGTTGAAGATCTCTATCTCCATGTAATTTTACATACCACAAAACCGAAAAAAGTCTATATTCAAGGAGAAGAACATGTCAGAGAATAA
- the ribD gene encoding bifunctional diaminohydroxyphosphoribosylaminopyrimidine deaminase/5-amino-6-(5-phosphoribosylamino)uracil reductase RibD, with amino-acid sequence MVNYDNFFMDIALQEAWRYQGLTYPNPAVGAVVAINNCIISKGAHTKAGAPHAEVEAIKNAYYTLTGDEHVLHLQDALELHEYLVANAKDLFHNATIYVTLEPCNHFGKTPPCSLLIKKLGFQRVVIALKDPNEEAAGGASFLRNCGIEVDIGIQEERAKVLIEPFLQWRSSTFTFFKLAQAFNGVIDGGIISGAESRKYVHALRDRIELLVIGGNTVRTDRPILDARMVGGKAPDILIYSRKKEFDTTIPLFQIPNRKVFVEESLDRIKAYRYVMIEGGEGMLEATKDLVDWYLFFVAPILKEGKSYQVPQKLQFLHQQTCGKDMMIWSRNG; translated from the coding sequence ATGGTAAACTACGACAACTTTTTTATGGATATCGCCTTGCAAGAAGCATGGCGATATCAGGGTCTTACCTATCCAAATCCAGCGGTGGGCGCGGTTGTCGCGATCAATAACTGCATTATAAGCAAAGGTGCTCATACGAAGGCTGGTGCTCCACACGCAGAAGTAGAAGCGATCAAAAATGCATATTACACTTTGACGGGTGATGAACACGTTCTTCATCTACAAGATGCTTTGGAACTCCATGAATATCTTGTAGCAAACGCAAAAGATCTTTTCCATAATGCGACAATCTATGTTACATTGGAGCCTTGCAACCATTTTGGCAAAACTCCGCCTTGTTCACTCCTGATAAAAAAGTTGGGTTTTCAAAGAGTCGTTATCGCTTTGAAAGATCCCAATGAGGAAGCGGCAGGTGGAGCAAGTTTTTTACGAAACTGTGGCATAGAAGTGGATATTGGCATACAAGAGGAAAGAGCAAAGGTGTTGATAGAGCCATTTCTTCAGTGGCGTTCAAGTACATTTACTTTTTTCAAGCTCGCACAAGCCTTCAATGGCGTTATAGATGGCGGCATTATCTCTGGGGCAGAGTCAAGAAAGTATGTCCATGCCCTTCGTGACAGGATAGAACTCCTTGTTATCGGAGGTAATACCGTTCGTACGGACAGACCAATTCTCGATGCGAGGATGGTAGGAGGAAAAGCCCCCGATATTCTTATCTATTCAAGGAAAAAAGAGTTTGATACAACTATTCCTCTTTTTCAAATTCCAAACAGAAAGGTCTTTGTTGAAGAGAGCCTTGATAGGATCAAGGCGTATCGTTACGTTATGATCGAAGGCGGAGAAGGGATGTTGGAAGCTACAAAGGATCTAGTAGATTGGTATCTTTTTTTTGTCGCTCCTATACTCAAAGAGGGAAAGAGTTACCAAGTGCCACAAAAACTTCAATTTTTACACCAACAAACATGCGGAAAAGATATGATGATATGGAGTAGAAATGGATAA